Proteins encoded by one window of Cyanobium sp. NS01:
- the kaiB gene encoding circadian clock protein KaiB has product MTPRKTYILKLYVAGNTPNSMRALKTLRDILETEFKGVYALKVIDVLVNPQLAEEDKILATPTLTKILPPPVRRIIGDLSDRERVLIGLDLLYDELTDDGELNELLHASQGLAASRLSGEDDALADLVQEGSLPDDGLNPRA; this is encoded by the coding sequence ATGACACCCCGTAAAACTTACATTCTGAAGCTGTATGTGGCTGGCAACACTCCCAACTCGATGCGCGCGCTGAAAACGCTGCGCGACATTCTGGAAACCGAATTCAAGGGGGTCTATGCCCTCAAGGTGATCGATGTGCTCGTGAACCCACAACTGGCCGAGGAGGACAAGATTCTGGCCACGCCCACCCTCACCAAGATCCTGCCACCCCCGGTGCGCCGCATCATCGGCGATCTCAGCGACCGCGAACGGGTGCTGATCGGCCTGGATCTGCTCTACGACGAGCTGACCGACGATGGTGAGCTCAATGAGCTTCTGCACGCCAGCCAGGGCCTGGCTGCTTCGCGCCTCTCTGGAGAGGATGATGCTCTGGCTGATCTCGTTCAGGAAGGATCGCTTCCTGATGATGGTCTGAATCCCCGAGCTTGA